In the genome of Paenibacillus pabuli, the window CTCGATCATGCTCAGCTTTTATAACTGGTCCGGGATTGATTTTTCCACCGCAAGGTTTGAAGGTCTGGCGAATTTCCGTCAATTCCTGCTCGGTGATGATCCGATTGTAACCCGGAATTTCTATAATGCCGTTCTGCACAATCTGATTATTGCGGTTTCACAGGTTGTGGTTGTCGTTCCAATCGCACTTGTGCTGGCATTTGTGCTGCAAAATACGAAGGCAGCAACGTGGTACCGGACGATTTATTTTCTGCCGATGATCGCATCTGGTGTAGCTATCTTTTATGTATGGAAAGGCTTGTTTGAACCTAGTGGAGCGTTCAACTCACTCTTCTTATGGATGGGCTTGGATTTCCTTGCTGTACCAGGTGGAATGCTAGGGAGTTCGTCTACTTCTTTACTCGGTATTATTTTGACATCAATCTGGGGCGGTCTGCCAGGAACGCTGATTCTGTACTACGCTGGTCTGACTTCCATTGATCCAACACTGTATGAAGCAGCAAGTGTGGATGGTGCCAAGAAAACAACCATGATATTGAAAATTACCTGGCCGTTACTGAAGCCAATCACGCTTATTGCCGTCATTCAGATGGTGAACGGAGCCTTTCAGGCCTTTGAGAATGTGTTCATCATGACGGGCGGCGGACCGGCTGGCAGTTCGGAGGTTATTGGTACACTTGTGTACCGTACAGCTTTTCTAAACAATGATTATGGTCTGGCCAGCGCCATCGGGTGGGTATCATTTCTGATTACAGGTGCCATAGCCATATTCAGTATTCGCTCATTCAAGGCAGACATCTAAAAGGAGGAGCACATGGTCAAATATATTAAACATATCATTCTAATCCTGTACGGATTGACCTGCTTGTATCCTTTTGTCTGGATGATCGGCACTTCGCTGAAGACATCACAGGATGCATTAGCCAATCCA includes:
- a CDS encoding carbohydrate ABC transporter permease is translated as MIKSRNKWMPYLFLLPGVLLFLAIGVYSVGFSIMLSFYNWSGIDFSTARFEGLANFRQFLLGDDPIVTRNFYNAVLHNLIIAVSQVVVVVPIALVLAFVLQNTKAATWYRTIYFLPMIASGVAIFYVWKGLFEPSGAFNSLFLWMGLDFLAVPGGMLGSSSTSLLGIILTSIWGGLPGTLILYYAGLTSIDPTLYEAASVDGAKKTTMILKITWPLLKPITLIAVIQMVNGAFQAFENVFIMTGGGPAGSSEVIGTLVYRTAFLNNDYGLASAIGWVSFLITGAIAIFSIRSFKADI